A DNA window from Sphingopyxis macrogoltabida contains the following coding sequences:
- a CDS encoding acyl-CoA dehydrogenase family protein, whose amino-acid sequence MDEIGLLEPFDRMLADLFSSATLRQIGRGELDPEIWITLESSGFLDALVCEESGGANLSFATVLPLFLALGRRAVPLPVGETIVARALLAQAGSDYRLGPIVLGVPSLILPGAEHSNFVLTEDSRGVKLQRLDGVETVGASRDPLSRKEPAIGMEEGRVTKTAPAAAVLYAALIVGASEAVLEMCVDYALQRTQFGKPIARQQVLQQNLALASEHVVAARMACETAVRHSSWPSPLAAASAKLIASRAAPVVAGIAHGLHGAIGISGEHDLNLLIRRIHASRLAGGAENYWAGLIGREILADPRSTLDLVREEMFS is encoded by the coding sequence ATGGACGAAATCGGCCTTCTTGAACCGTTTGACCGGATGCTTGCCGATCTGTTCAGCAGCGCGACCCTGCGGCAAATCGGACGGGGTGAGCTGGATCCAGAAATTTGGATTACTCTGGAATCTTCGGGTTTCCTTGATGCACTAGTGTGCGAAGAGAGCGGCGGGGCGAATCTGTCTTTTGCCACTGTCCTGCCTCTCTTCTTGGCGCTGGGACGAAGAGCGGTTCCGCTCCCGGTCGGCGAAACCATCGTGGCCCGCGCCTTGCTGGCGCAAGCGGGAAGCGATTATCGCCTCGGGCCAATCGTGCTCGGCGTTCCATCATTGATACTCCCAGGTGCGGAACACTCAAATTTTGTTCTGACGGAGGATTCGCGCGGAGTGAAACTACAACGTCTGGATGGCGTCGAAACGGTCGGCGCTTCCCGCGATCCGCTTTCGAGGAAAGAGCCAGCCATCGGGATGGAAGAAGGCCGCGTGACAAAGACCGCCCCGGCTGCCGCAGTGCTGTATGCCGCCTTGATTGTCGGCGCGAGCGAGGCAGTTCTGGAAATGTGTGTGGACTACGCCCTCCAGCGTACCCAATTTGGGAAACCGATAGCGCGCCAACAGGTGCTTCAGCAGAATCTTGCGCTTGCTAGCGAACATGTAGTCGCCGCGCGAATGGCCTGCGAGACGGCAGTCCGGCATAGCAGTTGGCCAAGTCCCCTGGCAGCTGCAAGCGCCAAATTGATCGCCTCGCGTGCGGCACCGGTCGTTGCCGGGATCGCTCACGGCCTGCACGGGGCAATTGGAATCAGCGGCGAACACGATCTCAATCTTCTTATTCGACGAATCCATGCCTCGCGCCTGGCGGGCGGAGCCGAGAATTACTGGGCCGGCCTGATCGGTCGCGAAATACTGGCTGATCCTAGATCCACGCTCGATCTCGTTCGCGAAGAGATGTTTTCGTAG
- a CDS encoding acyl-CoA dehydrogenase family protein → MLNLLPTQSKRGIKIIHETLFGIIMHFNPTEEQAMYRETIARFLDDRYSVAHRQQFLEQRRGYDPENWSALADLGVLSLPIPDGLGGLGGTAAEIAIIQEELGYRLAVEPFSENIVIPAVALQEFDDEGRARTLAAEMQAGTKTVGVALSEGARRFDAAAIACRAKIDGGNITLWGTKHVVSYPEADFLLVSALLANEDAENGLILLLVPAGTDGISTRTYRLIDGTLAADFEFENTRLTSAAMVASGAGAVRAIEGMHDRGARAAVAESLGILRRMFELTTEYTNSRVQFGRPLTGNQVVRHRLAEMLMHYELARSVVAGLCIFPAGTHHAAKLVSAAKVTVAKAFDFIGKQSIQLHGGIGLTDEYELSHHYKRGLALQEMYGNKREHALRLAKLSTS, encoded by the coding sequence TTGCTAAATCTCTTGCCAACGCAATCAAAGCGCGGCATCAAAATTATACACGAAACTCTTTTTGGGATTATTATGCATTTCAACCCTACCGAAGAGCAGGCGATGTACCGTGAAACCATCGCAAGGTTTCTTGATGACCGGTATTCCGTTGCGCACAGACAGCAGTTTCTGGAGCAGCGCCGCGGATACGATCCGGAAAACTGGTCAGCGCTGGCGGATCTGGGCGTGTTATCCTTGCCAATCCCTGATGGTTTGGGCGGTCTTGGCGGAACAGCAGCGGAAATCGCTATCATACAGGAAGAATTGGGTTACCGGCTGGCCGTTGAGCCATTTTCGGAAAACATTGTCATACCTGCGGTAGCCCTCCAGGAATTCGACGACGAGGGTCGGGCGCGAACCCTGGCTGCCGAGATGCAGGCAGGAACCAAAACCGTCGGCGTTGCGCTCTCAGAAGGTGCCAGGCGGTTCGACGCTGCCGCAATCGCGTGCCGAGCGAAGATCGATGGCGGAAACATTACACTATGGGGCACCAAGCACGTCGTTTCCTATCCAGAGGCAGACTTTCTCCTGGTTAGCGCCCTTCTGGCGAATGAGGACGCTGAGAATGGTTTGATACTATTGCTTGTGCCGGCAGGAACCGACGGGATTTCAACCAGGACGTACAGGCTCATCGATGGGACCTTGGCGGCGGACTTTGAATTCGAAAACACCAGATTAACATCCGCAGCGATGGTCGCCAGTGGCGCAGGTGCTGTCCGCGCTATTGAAGGCATGCATGACCGGGGTGCCCGCGCAGCTGTCGCCGAAAGCCTGGGGATTTTGAGGCGGATGTTCGAACTGACGACCGAGTACACGAACAGTCGTGTTCAGTTTGGGCGTCCGCTCACCGGAAATCAGGTAGTCCGCCACCGTCTGGCCGAAATGCTCATGCATTACGAATTGGCACGAAGTGTAGTTGCCGGGCTGTGCATCTTTCCGGCGGGAACACATCACGCTGCCAAGCTCGTTTCCGCCGCCAAGGTAACGGTCGCAAAAGCCTTTGACTTCATTGGCAAGCAGTCAATCCAACTTCACGGGGGCATCGGATTGACGGACGAATATGAACTCTCACACCACTACAAGCGCGGACTCGCTTTGCAAGAGATGTACGGCAACAAACGAGAGCACGCTCTGCGACTAGCCAAGCTTTCAACGTCCTGA
- a CDS encoding IS630 family transposase (programmed frameshift) — MSRPISTDLRERLVLAVLREGISARAAAARFGVSVSSAIVWVRRHRETGSVAPGKIGGYKPNILSGAHGDWLVERAKSDFTLRGLVAELAERGVRVDYVQVWRFVHARGLSFKKSVLPAEQLRPKIARRRAQWRKYQGRLDPRHLVFIDETWAKTNMAPLRGWAPKGQRLHAKVPYGHWRTMTFIAALRCDRIDAPCVLDQPINGASFAKWVEQFLVPTLAPGDVVIMDNLSSHKRPAIRQAIRAAKAKLLYLPPYSPDLNPIEQMFSKLKHLLRKASERTAENTWRRIGSLLDAFSPQECANYFANSGYAST; from the exons ATGTCCAGACCCATATCGACGGATTTACGCGAGCGGCTGGTTTTGGCGGTTTTGCGGGAGGGGATTTCGGCCCGGGCTGCTGCGGCGCGCTTTGGTGTTTCGGTCAGCAGCGCGATTGTGTGGGTCCGTCGGCACCGTGAGACGGGGAGCGTGGCACCGGGCAAGATCGGCGGTTACAAGCCCAACATTCTGTCGGGCGCGCATGGCGACTGGCTGGTCGAGCGAGCCAAGTCAGATTTCACCTTGCGCGGACTGGTTGCCGAACTGGCCGAACGCGGGGTCAGGGTCGACTATGTGCAGGTCTGGCGCTTCGTCCATGCGCGGGGGCTGAGCTTC AAAAAAAGCGTTCTTCCCGCCGAACAGCTGCGCCCCAAGATCGCAAGGCGGCGCGCGCAGTGGCGCAAGTATCAGGGGCGGCTTGATCCCCGGCATCTCGTCTTCATCGACGAGACCTGGGCCAAGACCAACATGGCCCCGCTCAGGGGCTGGGCGCCCAAGGGCCAGCGGCTGCACGCCAAGGTGCCCTATGGCCATTGGCGCACCATGACCTTCATCGCCGCGCTGCGCTGCGACCGGATCGATGCACCGTGCGTCCTCGATCAGCCGATCAACGGGGCCAGCTTTGCCAAATGGGTCGAGCAGTTCCTCGTGCCCACCCTCGCACCGGGCGACGTCGTCATCATGGACAACCTCTCCAGCCACAAACGTCCAGCTATCCGCCAGGCCATCCGTGCCGCCAAGGCCAAGTTGCTCTACCTGCCACCATATTCGCCCGACCTGAACCCGATCGAGCAGATGTTCTCGAAGCTCAAACACCTGCTGCGAAAGGCCTCCGAGCGAACCGCTGAAAACACCTGGCGACGCATCGGATCATTGCTCGATGCCTTCAGCCCACAAGAGTGTGCCAACTACTTCGCCAACTCCGGATATGCATCAACCTAA
- a CDS encoding acyl-CoA dehydrogenase family protein, which translates to MDIDLAPEDLEFRREVLSFLEEHLSADVRRASRLSTGVFVDPPWSKEWHQALFRKGWITHAWPREYGGCGWSPMQRYIYESEASLCGAPAVAPMGINLVGPVICEFGSPWQKEFYLPRIRSGEDYWCQGFSEPGAGSDLSSLKTKAVRDGDHYIVTGEKIWTTHAHFANMIFVLARTSPEERQQQGISFLLIDMKSPGVSVRPIITLGGDHEVNQVFFDDVRVPVENLVGEEGKGWNQAKYLLEFERGGGAPSVRSRVALERFKNVLRNEVGDSHGSRLIDEKDRQFRLGELEARVMALEALDMRLVAKRQTGERLGTTASLIKTLASELLQEIEKASVEALGPHALPDLAFDGPAFAVSNEAPVPEHGWAIVGRHLNGLAGTIFGGASEIQREVISKDLVK; encoded by the coding sequence TTGGATATTGATCTAGCCCCAGAGGATCTCGAATTCCGTCGGGAAGTGTTATCCTTCCTTGAGGAGCATCTGTCGGCGGACGTCCGTCGCGCGAGTCGGTTATCCACCGGCGTATTCGTCGATCCCCCCTGGTCAAAAGAATGGCATCAGGCGCTATTCCGGAAGGGCTGGATTACCCATGCCTGGCCTCGGGAATACGGCGGATGTGGCTGGTCTCCCATGCAGCGATATATCTATGAGAGCGAGGCATCACTCTGTGGCGCTCCTGCCGTCGCGCCCATGGGAATCAATCTCGTCGGACCAGTCATCTGCGAGTTCGGTTCACCCTGGCAGAAGGAGTTCTATCTACCTCGCATTCGATCCGGCGAAGACTACTGGTGCCAGGGCTTTTCCGAGCCTGGCGCCGGCTCTGACCTTTCCAGCCTGAAGACGAAGGCCGTGCGGGATGGCGATCATTACATCGTCACCGGTGAAAAGATCTGGACGACCCATGCGCATTTCGCGAACATGATCTTCGTGCTCGCGCGCACGTCGCCGGAGGAACGGCAGCAGCAAGGGATCAGCTTTCTCCTCATCGACATGAAATCACCGGGTGTTTCGGTTCGACCGATCATTACTCTTGGCGGCGATCATGAAGTTAACCAGGTGTTCTTCGACGACGTTCGCGTGCCGGTCGAAAACCTCGTTGGTGAAGAAGGAAAAGGCTGGAACCAGGCCAAGTACCTGCTTGAATTCGAACGAGGCGGCGGCGCGCCATCCGTTCGATCGCGCGTGGCGCTTGAGCGATTCAAGAATGTCCTGCGGAACGAAGTCGGCGATTCCCATGGCAGTCGCCTGATTGACGAAAAAGATAGGCAATTTCGATTGGGCGAATTGGAGGCGCGAGTGATGGCGCTCGAAGCGCTAGACATGCGGCTAGTCGCAAAGCGACAGACCGGAGAACGTCTCGGCACGACAGCTTCGCTCATCAAGACGCTCGCCTCTGAGCTTCTCCAAGAGATCGAAAAAGCTTCGGTGGAAGCCCTTGGGCCCCATGCGCTGCCTGATTTGGCATTCGATGGTCCAGCATTCGCAGTTTCCAATGAGGCTCCAGTGCCAGAACACGGTTGGGCAATAGTCGGTAGGCATCTGAATGGTTTGGCGGGCACTATTTTCGGCGGTGCCTCCGAAATCCAGCGCGAGGTCATATCCAAGGACTTGGTAAAATAG
- a CDS encoding oxidoreductase, whose product MKALEPISIAGVEIPNRVVRTAHSTHFGSGGIVPSLIDYHVERARGGVGLTILEIAGVHPTCPSSICNFDDSVIEGYEQLMRAIRPHGMRVFQQLWHAGHNGVPIDGSPPWSSCDLPSPVLGIVPITMSQSQIREMVEAFAAAAERCQRGGIDGVELHGSHGYLPQQFMSAMLNRREDEYGGSFENRMRFTVEVLAAIREQVGPGYPVGIRLSPEIVEGGMTPEETARAASYLEERGLIDFLDVSMGGYFAFPKMIGGMFEPAGYELATSAPVTAAVKVPRIVTGRFRTLEEVSQVIAEGTADLVGMTRAHIADAAIVRKTREGREAEIRPCIGCNQGCVGMLLGPERRMGCTVNPYIGREGEVSDDRLPPADAKRTVLVIGGGPAGMEAARVSRLRGHNVILAEAAPQLGGQVRIAALAPRHQGIGDYTLWQEAEIYRLGVDVRLSTYLDGGDADAFGADRIIIATGSSPRVDGVQMAIPARPMKGIEHPDAISSIDFFSGRHNSCPASAIVVDDVGHYEGIAVAEALIERGSDVTFVTRHKSFAHLLESALQPEPALQRLNRGSFRLHLRSHVDSFNGSEAVISDLNGGGTSTVRADWAVMVSHNRPAIEPFADLLGTRSDIAIVGDANSPRFLLRAIAEGNRAGCMA is encoded by the coding sequence ATGAAAGCCCTAGAGCCGATCTCGATCGCCGGTGTCGAAATCCCGAACAGGGTGGTGCGAACCGCTCACAGCACGCATTTTGGTAGCGGCGGAATTGTCCCCAGCCTTATAGACTATCATGTCGAACGTGCGCGTGGCGGCGTTGGTCTGACGATTCTCGAAATCGCAGGGGTGCATCCCACCTGCCCGTCTTCGATCTGCAACTTCGACGATTCGGTAATCGAAGGGTACGAACAATTGATGCGGGCCATCCGGCCCCACGGCATGCGGGTGTTCCAGCAATTATGGCACGCGGGACATAACGGGGTCCCAATTGACGGGAGCCCCCCATGGTCTTCCTGCGATCTTCCAAGCCCGGTACTCGGGATAGTGCCCATCACGATGAGCCAGTCCCAGATCCGGGAGATGGTAGAGGCTTTCGCTGCTGCTGCGGAGCGCTGTCAGAGGGGCGGGATCGACGGGGTGGAGCTGCACGGCTCGCATGGTTACCTGCCGCAGCAATTCATGTCCGCCATGCTCAATCGGCGAGAGGACGAATATGGCGGCAGCTTCGAGAACCGGATGCGGTTCACCGTGGAAGTGCTGGCGGCAATTCGCGAGCAGGTCGGCCCCGGCTACCCCGTGGGCATTCGCCTCAGCCCCGAAATCGTCGAAGGCGGAATGACGCCCGAGGAAACAGCCCGCGCGGCCAGCTATCTCGAGGAACGGGGGCTGATCGATTTTCTCGACGTATCGATGGGCGGGTATTTCGCCTTTCCCAAGATGATCGGCGGAATGTTCGAGCCGGCGGGTTACGAGCTGGCGACCAGTGCGCCCGTGACCGCGGCGGTAAAGGTTCCACGGATCGTTACAGGCAGGTTTCGTACGCTTGAGGAGGTCAGTCAGGTCATTGCCGAGGGGACGGCGGACCTAGTCGGCATGACCCGCGCGCACATTGCCGATGCCGCGATCGTCCGCAAAACGCGCGAGGGGAGGGAGGCAGAAATCCGCCCCTGCATTGGCTGCAATCAAGGTTGCGTCGGAATGCTGCTCGGTCCGGAACGGCGTATGGGGTGCACGGTCAATCCCTATATCGGGCGGGAAGGCGAAGTGAGCGACGATCGTCTGCCGCCCGCAGATGCAAAACGAACGGTACTGGTCATAGGAGGCGGGCCGGCAGGGATGGAGGCGGCTCGGGTTTCCCGGCTGCGGGGACACAACGTCATTCTCGCCGAAGCGGCCCCCCAACTTGGCGGCCAGGTGAGGATCGCGGCGCTGGCTCCCCGGCATCAAGGGATCGGCGATTACACTCTTTGGCAGGAGGCGGAAATCTATCGCCTGGGCGTCGATGTGCGGCTCAGCACATATCTGGATGGGGGCGATGCCGACGCTTTCGGAGCGGACCGGATCATCATTGCCACCGGTTCCAGTCCGCGGGTGGACGGGGTCCAGATGGCTATTCCCGCCCGCCCCATGAAAGGAATCGAACATCCCGATGCAATATCATCGATCGACTTTTTTTCCGGTCGGCATAATTCCTGCCCTGCCAGTGCGATAGTGGTCGATGACGTCGGGCATTACGAGGGCATTGCGGTCGCCGAAGCGCTCATCGAGCGTGGCTCGGATGTCACTTTCGTCACCCGTCACAAGTCCTTCGCCCACCTGCTCGAATCGGCGTTGCAGCCAGAGCCGGCGCTGCAGCGTCTCAACCGCGGGAGCTTTCGCCTGCACCTGCGCTCGCACGTGGATTCGTTCAACGGGTCCGAGGCAGTCATAAGCGATCTGAACGGCGGAGGCACAAGCACCGTCCGGGCAGATTGGGCAGTTATGGTCAGTCATAACCGGCCTGCGATCGAGCCATTTGCCGATCTTCTGGGGACCAGATCCGACATCGCGATTGTTGGGGATGCCAACAGCCCGCGCTTTCTTCTCCGCGCGATCGCCGAGGGGAACCGGGCAGGCTGTATGGCATGA
- a CDS encoding crotonase/enoyl-CoA hydratase family protein, which yields MSSFLKVSREGPVAIATLNRPEQRNAISTRDDSREIEEFCREMTEDHTVRVIVMTGAGSAFCAGGNVKDMAARHGMFAGNPYEQRNYYRLGIQKIPLSLYELEVPVVAAVNGPAIGAGLDLACMCDVRIASKTAAFAESFVKLGIIPGDGGAWLLPRIVGMARASIMTLTGDAINAATALEFGLVTEVVEPETCLDRALDIADRIAANPGHSTRLAKRLLREGQDMKLGPLLELSAAYQALAHHTVDHIEAVDAFIAKRRPVWADECRKLSLGPVIDLNYDTRYINLGKAKAVAMAGLSYARA from the coding sequence ATGAGCTCATTCCTAAAGGTTTCTCGCGAAGGGCCGGTGGCTATTGCAACCCTCAACAGGCCTGAGCAACGCAACGCCATTTCCACGCGCGATGATAGCAGGGAAATTGAGGAATTTTGCCGCGAAATGACCGAAGATCATACTGTCAGAGTGATCGTCATGACCGGCGCAGGATCCGCTTTTTGTGCCGGTGGAAATGTTAAGGACATGGCGGCCAGGCATGGAATGTTTGCAGGCAATCCGTATGAACAGCGAAATTACTATCGGCTTGGCATTCAAAAGATTCCTCTTTCCCTGTACGAACTCGAAGTTCCCGTGGTTGCGGCGGTCAACGGACCGGCGATTGGCGCCGGACTTGATCTCGCCTGTATGTGTGACGTCCGAATAGCCTCGAAAACTGCAGCATTCGCAGAGAGTTTCGTCAAACTGGGAATTATCCCGGGAGATGGTGGTGCCTGGCTCCTGCCGCGCATAGTAGGAATGGCGCGCGCCAGCATCATGACATTGACCGGGGACGCGATTAATGCGGCAACCGCGCTTGAATTCGGACTGGTGACCGAGGTGGTGGAGCCCGAGACCTGTCTCGATCGAGCCCTGGATATCGCCGACCGAATCGCAGCGAACCCCGGCCATTCGACACGTTTGGCGAAACGGCTTCTTCGAGAAGGTCAGGACATGAAGTTAGGCCCCCTTTTGGAACTGTCAGCTGCTTATCAGGCCTTGGCGCATCACACAGTCGATCACATTGAGGCCGTAGACGCCTTTATTGCAAAACGTCGGCCCGTGTGGGCTGACGAATGTCGCAAACTCAGTTTAGGGCCCGTGATTGACTTAAATTATGATACGCGTTATATTAATTTAGGTAAGGCTAAGGCGGTGGCAATGGCCGGACTGTCTTATGCTAGGGCGTAG
- a CDS encoding acyl-CoA dehydrogenase family protein: MFSSFSLSDIPGADEEFRSRARDLAASAVANMPMDRRARSWMGFDAEFSRRLGQAGLIGLMLPEEYGGAGLGPFSRFVIVEELLSAGAPVSAHWIAERQSAPLLLKFGTETQRYKYVPGICRGEIFFCIGMSEPNAGSDLASVRTRAEPIDNGWLLNGQKIWTTNALHSDYMIALVRTSGTPEDRHKGLSQLIVDLRLPGVEIRPIRDLAGDEHFAEVFFDNVELDTSALIGEEGKGWQQVAAELAFERSGPERIYSSLVLLDGWRQHLRNSGRSDETTARTLGSLVARFSSLRAMSLACTAQLALGESPVVEASMVKDLGTAFEQDIPRIVGDDLASHPEEDVDQDLYKTLAYIEMICPSFSLRGGTREILRGIIARGMGLR; the protein is encoded by the coding sequence ATGTTCAGTTCCTTTTCTCTTTCCGACATTCCGGGAGCGGATGAGGAATTCCGCTCGCGCGCGCGCGATCTTGCGGCAAGTGCGGTGGCGAATATGCCTATGGACCGTCGCGCACGCTCATGGATGGGTTTCGATGCCGAATTCAGCCGCCGTTTAGGCCAGGCCGGTCTTATCGGACTGATGCTGCCAGAAGAGTATGGCGGGGCCGGGCTGGGCCCATTCTCGCGCTTCGTGATCGTGGAAGAATTGCTTTCGGCGGGCGCGCCGGTCTCGGCCCACTGGATTGCTGAACGTCAGAGCGCGCCCCTGCTTCTAAAGTTCGGCACCGAGACCCAACGCTACAAGTATGTTCCCGGGATTTGCCGCGGCGAAATATTTTTCTGCATCGGTATGAGCGAACCAAACGCGGGTTCCGACCTGGCAAGTGTCAGGACCAGGGCCGAACCGATCGACAACGGCTGGCTCCTCAATGGCCAGAAAATCTGGACCACCAACGCTTTACATTCGGATTACATGATCGCTCTGGTCCGCACTTCCGGCACGCCGGAAGATCGGCACAAGGGCCTTTCCCAATTGATAGTGGACCTGCGCTTACCGGGCGTGGAAATCAGGCCGATAAGGGATCTCGCTGGAGACGAACATTTCGCGGAGGTTTTCTTCGATAACGTGGAACTCGATACTTCCGCGCTGATCGGTGAAGAAGGAAAGGGCTGGCAACAGGTAGCCGCAGAGCTCGCCTTTGAAAGAAGCGGTCCTGAACGGATTTACTCGTCTCTGGTGTTGCTGGACGGCTGGCGACAGCACTTGCGGAATTCTGGGCGATCCGACGAAACGACCGCACGCACCTTGGGATCGCTGGTCGCGCGATTCAGCAGTTTACGCGCTATGTCGCTCGCTTGCACTGCGCAGCTGGCTTTAGGCGAAAGTCCTGTCGTCGAAGCCTCGATGGTCAAGGATCTCGGCACAGCGTTCGAGCAAGACATACCCCGCATCGTGGGCGATGACCTGGCGTCCCATCCCGAGGAAGACGTCGATCAGGATCTGTACAAGACATTGGCTTACATCGAGATGATCTGTCCGAGCTTTTCTCTAAGAGGAGGAACGCGGGAGATTCTCAGAGGCATCATCGCTCGCGGAATGGGGTTGCGATAA
- a CDS encoding IS5 family transposase (programmed frameshift) — MTRRRFELTDDEWLVIEPLLPNKPRGVPRVDDRRVIDGILWRFRTGSPWADIPERYGPHTTCYNRFVRWRKAGVWDRLLEAVSQAFDGELVMIDSSSIRVHQHGATPKKGDPNRCMGRSRGGLTTKIHALVDGRGLPIQLHLSEGQASDCREAERLLAAVPNATTFLADKAYDSDAIRSQITAQGGFANIPAKRNRRKGFAFSSFLYRYRNLVERFFGKLKNARGLATRYDKRSDNFLAAIKLFCTRLWIAANESTP; from the exons ATGACGCGTCGTAGATTTGAACTGACCGATGATGAGTGGCTGGTGATCGAGCCGTTGTTGCCGAACAAGCCTCGCGGGGTTCCGCGTGTGGATGACCGGCGGGTCATCGACGGGATATTGTGGCGCTTTCGCACGGGCAGTCCTTGGGCTGATATTCCCGAGCGCTATGGCCCACATACCACCTGCTACAACCGTTTCGTGCGCTGGCGCAAAGCCGGTGTGTGGGACCGCCTTCTCGAAGCGGTGAGCCAAGCCTTCGACGGCGAGTTGGTCATGATCGACAGTTCTTCCATCCGGGTCCACCAGCACGGTGCGACCC CTAAAAAGGGGGACCCAAATCGCTGCATGGGACGTTCCCGGGGCGGTTTGACAACCAAGATCCATGCCCTGGTTGATGGTCGCGGCCTGCCGATCCAACTGCATCTGTCCGAAGGCCAGGCGAGCGATTGCCGTGAGGCCGAGAGGCTGCTGGCCGCCGTGCCGAACGCCACCACCTTTCTCGCCGATAAGGCTTATGACAGCGATGCCATTCGCAGTCAGATCACCGCGCAGGGTGGCTTCGCCAACATCCCAGCCAAGCGCAATCGTCGCAAAGGCTTCGCGTTCAGCAGCTTCCTGTATCGCTACCGTAATCTGGTCGAGCGTTTCTTCGGGAAACTCAAAAACGCCAGAGGCTTGGCCACCAGATACGACAAACGAAGCGATAACTTCCTCGCTGCCATCAAGCTCTTCTGCACACGCCTATGGATCGCCGCTAATGAGTCTACGCCCTAG
- a CDS encoding cytochrome P450, whose protein sequence is MTSTVQDADPAQLDFANPQVMECPYPIYESLREKAPVYFAEKLGFWLITRYDDCLNAIRDPQVFSSKMGFRPGSVPDEVMRIYNEEGFGDLPDTLVSNDPPSHTRYRKLVDRAFTAGRVRQMEDYMVVVVRELIDAFIEKGRLSVMQDFAVPVPMYVIADQLGVPRSHRDRFKEWSDSAVAPLGLLLSDERKIECAKSAVEMQHYFVEVFADRRANPRDDMISDLVTKEIDGAPLSIPELLSILNQLLVAGNETTTSAIAASIVRLANEPELVELLAKEPGKCDNFAEEILRHESPVQGLFRMTTADVEVAGVTIPKGSLVNLRYGSANRDERKYECPEVFNVARANASSHLAFGAGIHHCIGAQLARREIAIAARELTARLKDIRLVEADKISHAPSVILRALNEFEIEFSKR, encoded by the coding sequence ATGACTTCTACGGTACAAGATGCGGATCCCGCCCAGTTGGATTTTGCCAATCCGCAGGTGATGGAGTGTCCCTATCCCATCTACGAGAGCTTGCGTGAAAAAGCGCCGGTTTACTTCGCGGAGAAGTTGGGATTCTGGCTCATTACCCGCTACGACGATTGCCTGAATGCCATCCGCGATCCGCAAGTATTTTCGAGCAAGATGGGTTTTCGGCCCGGCTCGGTTCCCGATGAGGTAATGCGGATTTACAACGAAGAAGGCTTTGGGGATCTTCCCGATACCTTGGTCAGCAACGATCCGCCATCGCACACGCGTTATCGCAAGCTGGTCGACCGCGCTTTTACCGCCGGTCGCGTGCGTCAGATGGAAGATTACATGGTGGTGGTCGTCAGGGAATTGATCGACGCCTTTATCGAGAAGGGTCGCCTCTCGGTCATGCAGGACTTCGCTGTCCCCGTTCCCATGTATGTGATTGCGGACCAGCTGGGCGTGCCGCGCAGCCACCGGGACAGGTTCAAGGAATGGTCGGATTCGGCGGTTGCCCCGCTCGGCCTGCTTTTGTCTGACGAGAGAAAAATCGAATGCGCCAAAAGTGCAGTCGAAATGCAACATTACTTCGTTGAGGTCTTTGCCGATCGCCGGGCAAATCCGCGCGACGACATGATTTCGGATCTGGTCACCAAGGAAATCGACGGAGCTCCGTTGAGCATCCCGGAACTCCTGTCGATCCTCAATCAGCTTCTCGTCGCCGGCAATGAGACCACGACCAGCGCAATCGCTGCGTCCATAGTGCGCCTGGCCAACGAGCCCGAACTGGTCGAACTCCTCGCCAAAGAACCGGGCAAATGCGACAATTTCGCAGAAGAAATTCTGCGTCACGAGTCTCCCGTCCAGGGACTGTTCCGGATGACGACTGCGGATGTCGAGGTCGCCGGCGTTACCATTCCCAAAGGCAGCCTTGTAAACCTTCGCTATGGCTCGGCGAACCGCGACGAGCGAAAGTATGAATGCCCCGAAGTATTCAACGTGGCTCGCGCGAACGCGTCATCCCATCTAGCATTCGGGGCCGGCATCCACCACTGCATCGGCGCTCAGCTGGCGCGTCGCGAAATCGCGATCGCCGCGCGCGAACTGACGGCCCGGCTGAAGGACATCCGCCTGGTCGAGGCGGACAAGATTTCGCATGCGCCGAGCGTGATCCTGCGGGCTCTCAATGAATTCGAGATCGAATTCTCGAAGCGGTGA